A single genomic interval of Macaca nemestrina isolate mMacNem1 chromosome 14, mMacNem.hap1, whole genome shotgun sequence harbors:
- the LOC105481065 gene encoding olfactory receptor 2K2 produces MERENFTIWSIFFLEGFSQYPRLEVVLFVFSLVMYLATLLGNSTLILITILDSRLKTPMYLFLGHLSFMDICYTSASIPTLLVNLLSSQKTIILSGCAVQMYLSLAMGSTECVLLAVMAYDRYVAICNPLRYSIIMNRCVCARMATVSWVTGCLTALLETSLALQIPLCGNLIDHFTCEILAVLKLACTSSLLVNTIMLVVSILLLPIPMLLICISYIFILSTILRISSAEGRNKAFSTCGAHLTVVILYYGAALSMYLKPSSSKAQKIDKIISLLYGVLTPMLNPVIYSLRNKEVKDAMKKLLGKIPLHQTHEHL; encoded by the coding sequence atggaaagagaaaacttCACCATTTGGAGCATTTTTTTCTTGGAGGGATTTTCCCAGTACCCAAGGTTAGAGGTGGTTCTCTTCGTCTTCAGCCTTGTAATGTATCTGGCAACCCTCTTGGGCAACAGCACTCTTATTTTAATCACTATCCTAGATTCACGCCTTAAAACCCCTATGTACTTATTCCTTGGACATCTCTCTTTCATGGATATTTGTTACACATCTGCCTCTATTCCTACTTTGCTGGTGAACTTGCTGTCATCTCAGAAAACCATTATCCTTTCTGGGTGTGCTGTACAGATGTATCTGTCCCTTGCCATGGGCTCCACAGAGTGTGTACTCCTGGCCGTGATGGCATATGACCGTTATGTGGCCATTTGCAACCCGCTGAGATACTCCATCATCATGAACAGGTGCGTCTGTGCACGGATGGCCACGGTCTCCTGGGTGACGGGTTGCCTAACTGCCCTGCTGGAAACCAGTTTAGCTCTGCAGATACCCCTCTGTGGGAATCTCATCGATCACTTCACGTGCGAAATTCTGGCGGTGCTAAAGTTAGCTTGCACAAGTTCATTGCTCGTGAACACGATCATGCTGGTGGTCAGCATTCTCCTCTTGCCAATTCCAATGCTCTTAATTTGCATCTCTTACATCTTCATCCTTTCCACTATTCTGAGAATCAGCTcagcagaaggaagaaacaagGCTTTTTCTACCTGTGGCGCCCATTTGACTGTGGTGATCTTGTATTATGGGGCTGCCCTCTCTATGTACCTAAAGCCTTCTTCATCAAAGgcacaaaaaatagacaaaatcatCTCGTTGCTTTATGGAGTGCTTACCCCTATGTTGAACCCCGTAATTTACAGTTTAAGAAACAAGGAAGTCAaagatgctatgaagaaactgctgGGCAAAATACCATTGCATCAAACACACGAACATCTCTGA